From a region of the Pelorhabdus rhamnosifermentans genome:
- a CDS encoding ASCH domain-containing protein, protein MKAITILQPWASLIACGEKKIETRSWATKYRGPIAIHAGKSWTTDRRELTYRDPFHSALWPKMTKEEIMLNGYGRTQLLPVGAVIAVADLVDCLKVIGNVSLKIGDQKQVVAVLENQMRVTGNEYEFGDFSVGRYAWILSGVRWCIDPVPAKGQQRIWNWNEKL, encoded by the coding sequence TTGAAAGCTATAACGATATTGCAACCGTGGGCAAGTTTGATAGCCTGCGGCGAAAAGAAAATAGAAACACGGTCATGGGCCACGAAGTACAGGGGCCCGATTGCGATTCACGCGGGGAAGAGTTGGACGACGGACAGACGAGAGCTTACATATCGAGATCCATTTCATTCGGCATTATGGCCGAAAATGACTAAAGAAGAAATAATGCTAAACGGATACGGAAGAACACAGCTTTTGCCAGTCGGGGCCGTAATTGCCGTAGCTGATTTGGTAGATTGCCTCAAAGTTATCGGTAATGTTTCGCTAAAAATAGGTGACCAAAAACAAGTAGTAGCTGTTTTGGAAAATCAGATGAGGGTCACTGGTAATGAATATGAGTTCGGCGACTTCAGTGTTGGCCGCTATGCTTGGATACTTTCGGGTGTACGGTGGTGCATTGATCCGGTGCCAGCTAAAGGGCAGCAACGAATTTGGAATTGGAATGAAAAGTTATGA
- a CDS encoding AAA family ATPase, whose translation MPKIDEVTALINLIGKKDYVKAKQIVEVMIANERHNGRDMSARKLAMALRMWGDNNSKLVELPSQLKPLLFDSARQQSLSEIYLDDAIKAEIKKFIKERDKLEELRIAGLPMRNRILLAGPPGNGKTSLAGAISKELKLPFYAVKVSEIVDSALGATIKNIASVLECASTDNCAIFLDELDSIGSSRVAGADGCDREYNNALNTILTNLDRLPDTSIIIGATNLPDVIDSALLRRFNLKLWLDAPSNEDVLKYVLSYQCDHDVNFFLSDTDIVNYLTGQPWSKVEEFCLDHHRTFVLGEDSSGGSSNGWIGKAM comes from the coding sequence GTGCCAAAAATAGACGAAGTTACTGCGCTGATTAATTTAATTGGCAAAAAAGATTATGTTAAAGCAAAACAAATTGTCGAAGTCATGATTGCAAATGAGCGACACAATGGCAGGGATATGTCGGCCAGAAAGCTTGCAATGGCCTTAAGAATGTGGGGAGACAACAATTCAAAATTAGTTGAGTTGCCAAGTCAGTTAAAGCCTCTTTTATTTGATTCTGCTAGGCAGCAAAGCTTATCAGAAATTTACTTAGACGATGCAATAAAGGCTGAAATAAAAAAGTTTATCAAAGAGCGCGATAAGTTAGAAGAACTGCGGATTGCAGGGCTTCCTATGCGGAATCGGATATTGTTGGCTGGTCCTCCTGGTAACGGAAAAACGAGTCTTGCCGGGGCGATTAGTAAAGAATTAAAGCTCCCATTCTACGCGGTTAAAGTGAGTGAAATAGTTGATTCTGCGTTAGGTGCAACGATTAAAAATATTGCAAGTGTGCTTGAATGTGCTTCCACTGATAATTGCGCAATTTTTTTGGACGAGTTAGATTCGATTGGATCTAGTAGGGTTGCTGGTGCTGATGGATGTGATCGTGAATACAACAATGCCTTAAATACAATTCTTACGAACTTAGATAGACTGCCTGACACAAGCATTATTATCGGGGCTACGAATTTGCCGGATGTAATTGATAGTGCGTTACTTAGACGGTTTAACTTGAAACTATGGCTTGATGCTCCATCCAATGAAGATGTTTTAAAATACGTGCTTTCTTATCAATGTGATCATGACGTTAATTTTTTTCTCTCAGATACGGACATTGTAAACTATCTTACTGGTCAGCCGTGGTCAAAGGTTGAAGAGTTTTGTTTAGATCATCACCGGACATTTGTTTTAGGAGAAGATAGCAGCGGCGGATCATCAAACGGCTGGATTGGAAAGGCGATGTGA
- a CDS encoding DUF5131 family protein: MGKSKIEWCDRVWNPVTGCTKVSPGCEHCYAERMSKRFGEKWGLPADNPFKVMTHSDRLDQPLHWTKPSKVFVCSMSDLFHDDVPDKFIIDVLSVIAEAHTHTFLILTKRPERMLEMLSYKNVANDVWLQTSRGVDDEKSPWPLDNLWLGVTAENQEQAKQRIPILLQIPAAKRFVSVEPMLGPVKLSRYLKWPICEHWRPDEGGNPNEYGKYHWEKQSLVARGWVGLDWVICGGESGPGARPMHPDWVRSLRDQCKAAGTPFLFKQWGEWVQVEGSGACEPTPICYWNEEIEDWKSGLATHTQNMVRVGKKKAGRLIDDQLWDQYPVQEV, translated from the coding sequence TTGGGTAAAAGTAAAATTGAGTGGTGCGACAGGGTTTGGAATCCGGTAACAGGCTGCACGAAGGTAAGCCCAGGTTGTGAGCATTGTTATGCTGAGCGAATGAGTAAAAGATTTGGTGAAAAGTGGGGACTCCCAGCAGATAATCCGTTTAAAGTTATGACACATTCTGATAGGCTGGATCAGCCGTTACATTGGACAAAGCCGAGCAAAGTATTTGTTTGCAGCATGTCAGATTTATTTCACGATGATGTGCCGGACAAATTTATAATTGATGTTTTATCAGTTATCGCAGAGGCACACACTCACACATTCTTAATACTGACTAAAAGGCCGGAACGAATGTTAGAAATGCTAAGTTATAAAAATGTTGCAAATGATGTTTGGTTACAAACTTCACGCGGCGTAGACGATGAAAAAAGTCCATGGCCTTTAGATAATCTTTGGTTGGGCGTGACAGCCGAGAACCAAGAACAGGCAAAGCAACGTATACCAATTCTATTGCAGATACCGGCAGCAAAGCGATTTGTGAGCGTGGAACCGATGCTAGGACCAGTAAAACTAAGTAGATATTTAAAATGGCCTATCTGCGAACATTGGCGTCCAGACGAAGGCGGCAATCCAAACGAGTACGGAAAATATCATTGGGAGAAGCAATCATTAGTTGCGCGTGGATGGGTTGGCCTTGATTGGGTAATATGTGGCGGTGAAAGTGGGCCAGGAGCGCGGCCAATGCATCCCGATTGGGTGCGGAGTTTACGGGACCAATGCAAAGCAGCGGGGACGCCGTTTCTATTTAAACAATGGGGAGAATGGGTACAGGTTGAAGGTTCTGGTGCATGCGAGCCAACGCCAATTTGTTACTGGAATGAAGAAATTGAAGATTGGAAATCTGGGCTTGCAACACATACACAAAATATGGTTCGCGTCGGTAAAAAGAAAGCTGGTCGATTGATAGACGACCAGCTATGGGATCAGTATCCAGTTCAGGAGGTGTGA
- a CDS encoding DNA cytosine methyltransferase gives MAAQLAGIETVAFCEIEPYAVQVLKKRFPGVPIYDDVRTVTAERLRKDGIGRIDIVGGGFPCQDVSCAGKQAGFVDSKGSVTRSGLWWEMLRIAVDLQSRWILAENVRNLLSIADVSGRRGGTFGRILRDLAENGYDASWFCYGAADVGAPHQRDRVFIVAHAGSTGR, from the coding sequence TTGGCAGCGCAATTGGCTGGAATTGAAACAGTGGCTTTTTGTGAGATAGAGCCATACGCCGTACAAGTATTGAAAAAACGGTTTCCGGGGGTGCCAATTTATGACGATGTGCGAACCGTTACTGCAGAGAGACTACGTAAGGACGGAATTGGAAGAATTGATATTGTCGGCGGGGGCTTCCCTTGTCAGGATGTGTCATGCGCTGGAAAACAAGCCGGATTCGTGGACTCCAAAGGTAGCGTTACTAGAAGCGGTCTCTGGTGGGAAATGCTTCGCATCGCTGTCGATTTGCAATCAAGGTGGATATTGGCGGAGAATGTACGGAACCTACTCAGCATTGCCGATGTTTCAGGACGAAGAGGAGGAACATTCGGACGAATACTCCGAGACTTGGCCGAGAATGGGTATGATGCTTCATGGTTTTGTTATGGAGCTGCCGACGTTGGGGCGCCACATCAAAGGGACAGGGTATTCATCGTGGCCCACGCCGGCAGCACAGGACGGTAA